From the genome of Cyanobacteriota bacterium:
GTGGGAAACACTACTAAGGACAGGAACGCTAATCGACGGCGAAGTGTGGCTATCGACATTACCCCATACGCCTGCGATCGCCACAGCTCAGCATCTTCAAACTAATGCAGCCGTGCTGGCTCCAATGGCAGCCTGTGCAACGGGATTGTGGGCCATCGCCCAAGGCTATGAGTTACTTCGGCAAGGTCAACATCAGCAGGTCGTTGTAGGAGCAGTAGAGACACCCATTACTCCCTTAACCTTAGCTGGCTTTGCTCGCATGGGAGCACTAGCAACCACTGGATGCTATCCCTTTGATCGCCATCGTCAGGGATTGGTCTTAGGAGAAGCAGCCGTAGTTTTTGTGCTAGAGCAAGCAGCAACTGCTCGTCAACGATCAGCCCCCATCTATGGTCAAATTTTGGGAGCAGGCTTGACGGCGGATGGTTATCATGTGAGTGCACCGGATCCAAACAATCAGGCAGCGATCGCAGCAATTCATCAATGCCTGCACCATAGTCACCTATCCCCGGATGACATTGACTTTATCCATGCCCACGGCACTGCTACCCAGTTAAACGATCGCAATGAAGCTCGCTTGATTCAAGCCATATTTCCAGATGGGATCCCTGTTAGTTCTACCAAGGGTGCAACTGGCCATACCCTAGGGGCATCTGGTGCACTAGGAGTTGCCCTCTGTTTACTAGCACTGCGAGATCAAATACTGCCCCCCTGTGTTGGGCTAACCACTCCTGATGTTGCGCTCAATGTACTGACTACTGCTCAACCTGCCCATGTATGCCATCTGCTCTGCCTCAGCTTCGGCTTTGGAGGGCAAAATGCTGTGTTAGCACTGGGAAAAACCTAAATGACTCATAGCAACTGATGGCATACAGCAATACATTTAGTTAACCCTCCTGATTTGTTTATTTAGTCTGGGTAATTAAACCATGACATCC
Proteins encoded in this window:
- a CDS encoding beta-ketoacyl-ACP synthase, whose translation is MTKIVITGIGLISALGCLEATWQRLLAKESAIKMQQPFPELPPYPLALVDAAPSSSLGLLHQALTHALKDANLQPPLPDCGVVVGSSRSQQHQWETLLRTGTLIDGEVWLSTLPHTPAIATAQHLQTNAAVLAPMAACATGLWAIAQGYELLRQGQHQQVVVGAVETPITPLTLAGFARMGALATTGCYPFDRHRQGLVLGEAAVVFVLEQAATARQRSAPIYGQILGAGLTADGYHVSAPDPNNQAAIAAIHQCLHHSHLSPDDIDFIHAHGTATQLNDRNEARLIQAIFPDGIPVSSTKGATGHTLGASGALGVALCLLALRDQILPPCVGLTTPDVALNVLTTAQPAHVCHLLCLSFGFGGQNAVLALGKT